Proteins encoded in a region of the Mucilaginibacter sabulilitoris genome:
- a CDS encoding glycoside hydrolase family 19 protein, which translates to MPGKEFYNDVRPLFGGQLKQSQVDGMEAISKAIEDAGITDERKAAYIYATIFHECAKTMQPIAEFGKGAGHDYGRKLKMGAGPGHRIPYTAPDQLYYGRGYVQLTWYENYDNMGKLLHIDLLNNPELALEPSVAAAIMIKGMTAGLFTGKSLGDFFNNDHTDWINARRIINGLDHAQTIAGYAEVFHKGLTEVVAEN; encoded by the coding sequence ATGCCAGGGAAAGAATTTTATAATGATGTTCGCCCGTTGTTTGGCGGGCAACTTAAACAAAGCCAGGTTGATGGTATGGAAGCCATTTCAAAAGCCATTGAGGACGCCGGTATTACTGACGAAAGAAAAGCCGCATATATATATGCCACTATTTTTCATGAATGCGCCAAAACCATGCAGCCAATAGCCGAGTTTGGCAAGGGTGCCGGGCATGATTATGGCAGAAAGCTAAAGATGGGAGCCGGACCGGGTCATCGCATACCATATACTGCGCCCGACCAGTTATATTATGGTCGTGGTTATGTGCAGCTAACCTGGTATGAGAATTATGACAATATGGGTAAACTACTGCATATCGACCTGCTTAATAATCCCGAACTGGCCCTGGAGCCATCTGTAGCGGCGGCCATCATGATCAAAGGGATGACAGCCGGCTTATTTACCGGCAAAAGCCTGGGCGATTTTTTTAACAATGACCATACCGACTGGATAAATGCCCGCAGAATAATTAACGGGCTCGACCATGCCCAAACCATAGCCGGTTATGCGGAGGTATTTCACAAAGGGTTAACGGAGGTCGTGGCCGAAAATTAA
- the tsaD gene encoding tRNA (adenosine(37)-N6)-threonylcarbamoyltransferase complex transferase subunit TsaD — MPVILGIESSCDETSASVCVDGRILSNVIANQTIHEAYGGVVPELASRVHQQNIVPAVQQALLNAKVNKNDIDAVAFTRGPGLLGSLLVGVSFAKAFALAKNLPLIDINHMQAHILAHFIGDHNPSFPFLCLTVSGGHTQIVLVKDYFDMEVIGQTLDDAAGEAMDKTSKILGLPYPGGPLIDKYARQGNPEAYAFPEPQIPGLDFSFSGLKTAILYFIRDNVAQNPDFISQNLPDICASVEKRIATILLNKLQKAAQAHGIKQIALAGGVSANTGLREGLQALCAKNGWESFIPKMEYCTDNAAMIAIAGYYKYLKGEFAGQEIAPLARMIF, encoded by the coding sequence GTGCCCGTAATTTTAGGAATTGAATCTTCATGTGATGAAACCTCCGCGTCTGTTTGTGTTGATGGCAGGATCTTGAGCAATGTTATTGCCAATCAAACCATTCACGAGGCTTATGGAGGTGTTGTCCCTGAGCTTGCCTCAAGGGTTCACCAGCAAAATATTGTTCCCGCTGTTCAGCAAGCACTATTGAACGCAAAAGTAAACAAAAATGATATTGATGCAGTAGCTTTTACGCGCGGACCAGGACTTTTAGGATCACTTTTAGTAGGGGTGTCATTTGCCAAAGCTTTCGCGCTGGCCAAAAACCTGCCACTTATTGATATAAACCACATGCAGGCCCACATTTTGGCCCATTTTATAGGCGATCATAATCCGTCATTTCCGTTTTTATGCCTTACCGTATCGGGCGGGCATACCCAAATAGTTTTGGTGAAAGATTACTTTGATATGGAGGTGATTGGCCAAACCCTTGATGATGCCGCGGGTGAAGCGATGGATAAAACCAGTAAGATTTTAGGCTTGCCTTATCCGGGCGGTCCGCTTATTGACAAGTATGCACGGCAGGGTAACCCGGAGGCATACGCTTTTCCAGAGCCGCAGATCCCCGGCTTGGATTTTAGCTTTAGCGGATTAAAAACAGCCATCCTATATTTTATACGGGATAATGTAGCTCAAAACCCGGATTTTATCAGCCAGAACCTGCCTGATATTTGTGCCTCCGTTGAAAAAAGAATAGCTACCATACTGCTTAATAAACTACAGAAAGCGGCGCAGGCTCATGGTATAAAACAGATTGCTTTGGCTGGTGGGGTATCTGCCAATACCGGTTTACGCGAAGGGCTGCAGGCACTATGCGCTAAAAACGGATGGGAGAGTTTTATTCCTAAAATGGAATATTGTACCGATAACGCAGCAATGATTGCTATCGCCGGTTACTATAAATATTTAAAAGGCGAATTTGCCGGACAGGAAATAGCTCCGCTGGCAAGAATGATATTTTAA
- a CDS encoding translocation/assembly module TamB domain-containing protein: MLFILLTLSILLLAFQFKPVQTWAAKYATDYLSDELHTKVSVKSLYIRPFTSVVLEGLYVLDKKQDTLLSTPTLAVDIKGFSLLSSINERTINFESIELDNGSFYLKKQKDSTTNLKFIIDYFNSGDTTKKTPGKPWTLNFDKIAINNFHFRYKNQLIDTVENKINFNDLDVSHFSTVVTGMDIKNHLFKGHVQHLTLQEKSGFYVKNFTANATIDTNQVLLRKLTLQTRHSDLKDYFRMRFRSFDDLDDFENKVNMDADFKASRISSTDIAYFTSGMGKTTFDLGIEGRVKGLVNNLKSKNVTISGGQATFIRGDFNLRGLPDWDNTFLELKFDQVASNKKDLDYLISHFSGSPNMQVPAIIGKFGNINFTGRFTGLQNDFVAYGIFKTGLGRFDSDINLKIDKKGTPSYSGKLDAFNFDLGTLLDENTLGRTTFNADVKGSGDALKNLGIKVNANINTIDFKGYTYNKLTVNGSFIKKLADGHITINDRNLKLDLKGSVNLNPTLPVYDLAATIKDARLNKLKLIKDTITISTTLKTAFSGNQLDNIQGNVLFSPARVVDPRNNYLVDSLYLSSTGSGNNREINLRSDFADASIKGKFDLATLPSYYKTIAKKYIPSIKTTIVTPKPEQFAFNLTLKNLDPLTAIFLPDLKIPDQGTFVGQFDSENKTATLSGYIKTIKYGKTVFHDFIIDENTTDSLLGLNLSLSKVDLTDSLFIKDINITNFLKNDSLNFNVKLSDKNAVNQLDLYGLVEFGRDTTAKLKLLPSDIILEKEKWKIQEQVRIRLLDGKTQVSGFELSNGLQKVHINGFISDNPADELKLSFEKFNMRTLNQLTRTSGIYLNGSLNGDVNFTSIIKSPGVDAHLTIDSLSMNKTLIGNVKLVSTLGNDRKQANMNLNILNRGLETMNIAGIYAFGHDTDDNLDFDVKMNQTEAIIFEPFIKDLVSDVKGHISTDLKLTGKPSNPQLNGSLTLENTGVTVNYLKTAYTVNNKLSVNNSVINISNMVLKDIKGGTGTANGTVDLNNLDNPNIQVVLDARNLMALNTTFKDNHIYYGTAFGTGKFSFKGPVDNMKIDITARTEAGTIFNIPLNTSSTASEYDFIKFVSHKDTVKETAKERAFNGVTLNFDLSADEKTIVKITTDYGLLEGSGVANNLKLNINSLGDFEMYGDFLISSGKFEFTAKNFISKNFTVSQGGTIRWTGNPSNAEINLRALYEVRTSKGPLYAAAGLQTPTSSQQTLVQAQLILTKSLLQPVIDFDFNFPTDPSVKDDLATYLADNNNRSQQAISIIVRRTFSSNNNNLTNQVLGTAGEAVSEFAFNKLNSLISQSNIKNFDLNIRSFSEASASLRFFNNRLSFNGSLFSNNGSNDLFNNNNSSLFNQKFNALTKDFEALYQIRKDGNLTARYSYRALNNTTLSSLGGDQLIPQYVNGLGLVYTRDFDTFGEFIRNIFRRSRRDRAPITPNPIPTTTGGTPNPTKPEDDDTN, encoded by the coding sequence GTGTTGTTCATTTTATTGACATTGAGCATACTTTTACTGGCTTTTCAATTTAAACCCGTACAAACATGGGCAGCCAAATACGCTACCGATTATCTATCGGACGAGCTGCACACTAAGGTCAGCGTCAAAAGTTTGTACATCAGGCCATTTACCTCGGTAGTATTAGAGGGCCTATATGTACTTGATAAAAAACAGGATACATTGCTTAGCACCCCTACGCTGGCCGTTGATATTAAAGGTTTTTCGCTTTTAAGCAGCATTAATGAGCGCACCATAAATTTTGAATCTATTGAACTGGATAATGGTTCTTTTTACCTCAAGAAACAAAAAGACAGCACAACCAATCTGAAATTTATTATTGATTACTTCAATTCGGGCGATACCACCAAAAAAACACCCGGCAAACCCTGGACGCTCAACTTTGATAAAATAGCCATCAATAATTTTCATTTCCGTTATAAAAACCAGCTGATAGACACGGTAGAAAACAAGATCAATTTTAATGATCTGGATGTAAGCCATTTTAGCACGGTTGTTACGGGCATGGATATTAAAAACCACCTGTTTAAAGGTCATGTGCAACACCTTACCCTACAGGAAAAAAGTGGTTTCTACGTTAAAAATTTTACCGCCAACGCCACTATCGATACTAATCAGGTATTGCTTAGGAAACTCACCCTACAAACCAGGCACTCCGACCTGAAAGACTATTTCAGGATGCGTTTCAGATCATTTGATGATTTGGACGATTTTGAAAATAAGGTAAACATGGATGCCGATTTTAAGGCATCGCGCATATCATCAACAGATATAGCCTACTTTACCAGCGGAATGGGCAAAACAACTTTTGACCTGGGTATTGAAGGCCGTGTTAAGGGTTTGGTAAATAATTTAAAGTCCAAAAATGTTACTATTTCGGGCGGTCAGGCTACGTTTATCAGGGGCGATTTTAATTTACGCGGATTGCCCGATTGGGATAATACTTTCCTGGAGCTAAAATTTGACCAGGTAGCATCAAACAAAAAAGATCTCGACTATCTGATCAGCCATTTTTCGGGCTCACCCAATATGCAGGTGCCTGCCATTATTGGCAAATTCGGCAATATAAATTTTACAGGAAGGTTCACCGGCCTCCAGAATGATTTTGTAGCCTATGGCATATTTAAAACCGGATTAGGCAGGTTTGATTCGGACATCAACCTCAAGATTGACAAAAAAGGCACCCCAAGCTATAGCGGCAAACTGGATGCCTTTAACTTTGATCTGGGTACCCTGCTTGATGAAAACACCCTTGGCCGCACCACTTTTAATGCAGATGTAAAAGGTAGCGGCGACGCATTGAAAAACCTGGGTATAAAGGTGAATGCCAATATCAACACCATTGATTTTAAAGGTTATACCTATAATAAACTCACCGTAAATGGCTCATTTATTAAGAAGCTGGCCGACGGGCATATCACCATAAATGACAGAAACTTAAAGCTCGATTTAAAAGGAAGTGTAAACTTAAATCCAACCTTACCGGTATATGATCTGGCAGCAACCATTAAGGATGCCCGCCTGAACAAGCTTAAACTGATTAAAGATACCATTACCATAAGCACCACTTTAAAAACTGCATTTTCTGGTAATCAGCTTGATAACATACAGGGTAATGTTTTATTTTCACCGGCAAGGGTGGTTGATCCGCGCAATAATTACCTGGTTGATTCTTTGTACCTTTCGTCAACCGGGTCGGGTAATAACCGGGAAATAAACCTCCGGTCTGACTTTGCCGACGCCAGCATTAAAGGCAAATTTGATTTGGCTACCCTGCCTTCATACTATAAAACAATTGCAAAAAAATATATCCCCTCTATAAAAACAACCATAGTTACACCCAAACCAGAGCAGTTTGCGTTTAACCTTACCCTTAAAAACCTCGACCCGCTCACCGCCATATTTTTACCAGATTTGAAAATACCCGACCAGGGAACATTTGTGGGGCAGTTTGATTCTGAAAATAAAACAGCTACATTATCCGGCTATATAAAAACCATTAAATACGGCAAAACGGTTTTCCACGATTTTATTATTGACGAAAACACTACAGATAGCCTACTGGGCCTCAACTTATCCTTAAGCAAAGTTGACCTTACCGATAGTCTATTTATAAAGGATATTAACATTACCAATTTCCTCAAAAACGACAGCCTGAACTTTAACGTTAAGCTATCCGACAAAAATGCGGTGAACCAGCTTGACCTTTACGGCTTGGTTGAGTTTGGGCGCGATACCACGGCCAAGTTAAAGCTGCTGCCGTCTGATATTATCCTTGAAAAAGAAAAATGGAAAATACAGGAACAGGTACGCATCCGCCTGCTCGATGGCAAGACCCAGGTATCGGGTTTTGAACTGTCAAATGGCTTACAAAAGGTACACATAAACGGGTTTATTTCTGATAATCCTGCCGATGAATTGAAGCTTTCGTTCGAAAAGTTTAATATGCGTACGCTTAACCAGCTTACCAGAACATCAGGCATATATTTAAATGGCAGCCTGAATGGTGATGTTAATTTTACTTCCATTATTAAATCGCCTGGCGTCGATGCTCATTTAACCATCGACTCATTATCCATGAACAAAACGCTTATTGGTAATGTGAAGCTCGTATCAACCTTGGGCAACGACCGTAAGCAGGCCAATATGAACCTGAACATCTTAAACCGCGGGCTGGAAACCATGAACATTGCGGGTATTTATGCCTTTGGGCATGATACGGATGACAACCTTGATTTTGATGTAAAGATGAACCAAACCGAGGCCATCATCTTTGAACCGTTTATCAAAGACCTGGTATCTGACGTTAAGGGACATATTTCAACCGATTTAAAGCTCACAGGCAAACCATCAAATCCGCAGCTGAACGGGAGCCTTACGCTTGAAAATACCGGCGTTACGGTAAATTATTTAAAAACCGCCTACACAGTTAATAATAAGCTGAGTGTTAATAACAGTGTCATCAACATCAGCAATATGGTACTAAAGGATATTAAAGGGGGCACAGGCACTGCTAACGGAACAGTTGATTTAAATAATCTCGATAACCCTAACATACAGGTGGTGCTTGATGCACGAAACCTGATGGCTCTTAATACCACTTTTAAAGACAATCACATTTACTATGGTACCGCGTTTGGTACCGGTAAATTTAGTTTTAAAGGACCGGTTGATAACATGAAGATTGATATTACCGCCCGCACCGAAGCCGGTACAATATTCAATATACCGCTTAACACCTCATCAACAGCCAGTGAGTACGACTTTATAAAATTTGTTAGTCATAAGGATACCGTAAAAGAGACTGCCAAGGAACGGGCCTTTAACGGTGTTACGCTTAATTTTGACTTGAGCGCCGATGAAAAAACAATTGTTAAAATAACCACCGACTATGGTTTACTGGAAGGTAGCGGTGTTGCTAACAACTTAAAGCTGAACATAAATAGTTTGGGTGATTTTGAAATGTACGGCGACTTTCTGATATCATCGGGTAAGTTTGAATTTACCGCCAAGAACTTCATCAGTAAAAACTTTACTGTAAGCCAGGGTGGTACCATCAGGTGGACCGGCAACCCATCAAATGCCGAAATAAACCTCAGAGCCCTTTATGAAGTACGTACAAGTAAAGGACCGCTTTACGCGGCAGCGGGATTGCAAACCCCTACATCATCGCAGCAAACACTGGTGCAAGCCCAGCTGATCCTTACCAAATCATTATTACAGCCGGTAATTGATTTCGACTTTAACTTCCCAACCGATCCATCGGTAAAGGATGACTTGGCCACCTACCTTGCCGATAATAATAACCGCAGCCAGCAGGCTATCAGTATTATTGTGCGCCGTACCTTCTCGTCAAATAACAACAACTTAACTAACCAGGTATTAGGTACTGCCGGCGAAGCGGTAAGCGAATTTGCATTTAATAAGCTGAACAGCCTGATATCGCAATCAAACATCAAAAATTTCGATCTTAACATCCGTTCGTTTAGTGAGGCCAGCGCCTCATTACGGTTCTTTAATAACCGTTTATCCTTTAACGGCAGCTTGTTCTCCAACAACGGCTCAAACGACCTGTTCAATAACAATAACAGTAGCCTGTTCAATCAAAAATTTAATGCTTTAACCAAAGATTTTGAGGCGCTGTACCAAATCAGGAAGGACGGTAATCTTACTGCCCGTTATTCGTACCGGGCATTAAATAACACCACACTTAGTTCATTGGGCGGCGATCAGCTCATTCCGCAATATGTAAACGGGCTTGGCCTAGTTTACACCCGCGATTTTGATACCTTTGGTGAATTTATCAGAAACATATTCAGACGGAGCCGGCGCGACAGGGCACCTATAACTCCAAATCCAATTCCTACAACAACGGGCGGCACGCCAAATCCTACCAAACCCGAAGATGATGATACTAATTAA
- a CDS encoding bifunctional 3,4-dihydroxy-2-butanone-4-phosphate synthase/GTP cyclohydrolase II codes for MLNTIQEAIDDIKAGKMIIVVDDEDRENEGDFLTAARNATPEAINFMVRYGRGLVCAPITQQRARELELEPMVSHNTTSHETNFTVSVDLLGHGCTTGISASDRSKTSLALIDPLTRPEDLGRPGHIFPLIAKDGGVLRRTGHTEAAIDFAVLAGFEPAGVICEIMKEDGDMARLPDLLVMAKEFNLKIVSIKDLIAYRLSAETLVRKEVSVKMPTEWGDFEMIGYTQLDTGENHLALVKGSWEPGEPVLVRVHSSCVTGDIFGSCRCDCGPQLHKAMEMISNEGKGVVVYMNQEGRGIGLINKLKAYHLQENGLDTVEANLQLGFKMDQRDYGIGAQILRSLGISKMRLMTNNPKKRAGLIGYGLEVVENVPIEIASNPHNESYLRTKRDKMDHAIMRDH; via the coding sequence ATGCTAAATACCATACAGGAAGCAATTGATGATATAAAAGCCGGCAAAATGATCATTGTAGTTGATGATGAAGACCGGGAAAATGAAGGCGATTTTTTAACAGCGGCGCGTAATGCCACTCCCGAGGCCATAAACTTTATGGTACGTTACGGCAGGGGGCTTGTATGTGCACCTATTACCCAGCAACGGGCCCGCGAGCTGGAGCTTGAACCAATGGTGAGTCATAATACAACCTCGCACGAAACCAATTTTACGGTTTCTGTTGATTTGCTCGGGCACGGCTGCACCACGGGTATCTCGGCCTCAGACCGCTCAAAAACCTCGCTGGCTTTAATAGATCCCTTAACTAGACCGGAAGACCTGGGCAGGCCGGGGCATATTTTCCCGCTGATTGCCAAAGATGGTGGCGTATTGCGCAGAACCGGGCATACCGAAGCCGCTATTGACTTTGCAGTTTTAGCAGGGTTTGAGCCCGCCGGTGTTATCTGCGAAATTATGAAGGAAGACGGGGATATGGCCCGCCTGCCCGACCTGCTTGTCATGGCGAAGGAGTTTAACTTGAAAATTGTATCTATCAAAGATCTGATAGCTTACCGTTTAAGCGCCGAAACTTTAGTAAGAAAAGAAGTATCAGTAAAAATGCCTACCGAATGGGGCGATTTTGAAATGATAGGCTATACACAGCTGGATACCGGCGAAAACCACCTGGCCCTTGTTAAAGGCAGTTGGGAGCCCGGTGAGCCTGTTTTAGTGCGCGTGCACAGTTCATGCGTTACCGGCGATATTTTTGGCTCGTGCCGCTGCGATTGCGGTCCTCAGTTGCATAAAGCAATGGAGATGATCAGTAACGAGGGCAAAGGTGTAGTAGTGTACATGAACCAGGAAGGACGGGGTATTGGTCTTATCAACAAACTTAAAGCCTATCACCTGCAAGAGAATGGTTTGGATACCGTAGAGGCTAATCTTCAGTTGGGCTTTAAAATGGATCAACGCGATTATGGTATCGGTGCACAGATATTGCGCAGCCTGGGCATTTCAAAAATGCGTTTAATGACCAATAATCCTAAAAAACGTGCCGGCCTGATTGGCTATGGATTGGAAGTTGTTGAAAATGTGCCTATTGAAATAGCTTCAAACCCACATAACGAATCATATTTACGTACCAAGAGAGATAAAATGGACCACGCTATCATGCGCGACCATTAA
- a CDS encoding LptF/LptG family permease yields the protein MKKIHLLLLKSFIRPFAVTLFIVMFVLLMLFLFKYIDDLIGKGFAWYTILELMLYNSATNVAMALPLSVLLSTIMTYGSLGENYELVAIKAAGISLRRAMYPMIVVVSVLSISAFFFSDYMLPVANLKYFSLLYDARQQKSADLLPEGVFSRNFPDYTIRVKRKDPDGQRLYDIMIYQKSSDGNNTIVTIAREGLMFRTMGDKYLVLKLKDGVRYEESPSENVQWNPRQVLRRFRFKETEQKFDLSSFKLKRTDENEFKSASQMMNLKQLRGFIDSVQTQVDGTLSTNYKMLTPYIKYFSLPAKSAAIKRFIPADKGGVLKSMKLTEQIMALSTASSEVRSIKDVVKNRTDRYNSDSMTIRRYASEVQKKFTLSAACIALFLIGAPLGAIIRKGGLGLPVVISVIFFLIYYIISTIGEKSVRAGNVSTFFGMWVAIIVLTPIGLFLSYKAATDSVIFDIEIYKRFFNKLIRRKSN from the coding sequence ATGAAGAAAATACATCTTTTACTGCTTAAATCATTTATAAGGCCTTTTGCGGTTACGCTTTTCATCGTAATGTTTGTGTTGTTGATGTTGTTTTTATTTAAATACATCGACGATTTGATTGGCAAAGGCTTCGCCTGGTACACCATTCTAGAGCTAATGCTGTATAACTCGGCTACCAATGTGGCAATGGCGCTGCCATTATCTGTACTACTGTCAACCATCATGACCTACGGCTCCCTCGGCGAAAATTACGAGCTGGTAGCTATCAAGGCCGCGGGTATTTCGTTACGCAGGGCCATGTATCCTATGATTGTAGTGGTATCAGTCCTGAGTATATCGGCATTCTTCTTTTCTGATTATATGCTGCCGGTAGCCAACCTCAAATACTTTTCGCTATTGTATGATGCACGCCAACAAAAATCGGCTGATTTGCTGCCTGAAGGTGTTTTTAGCCGGAATTTTCCCGACTATACCATACGTGTTAAAAGGAAAGATCCCGATGGCCAACGGCTGTATGATATCATGATATATCAAAAGTCTTCTGATGGTAATAATACTATCGTTACCATTGCACGTGAAGGTCTTATGTTCCGTACTATGGGCGATAAGTACCTGGTGCTGAAATTAAAAGATGGTGTAAGATATGAAGAGTCGCCAAGTGAAAATGTTCAATGGAATCCGAGGCAGGTACTAAGGAGGTTCAGGTTTAAGGAAACGGAACAAAAGTTTGATCTGTCGAGTTTTAAACTTAAACGTACCGATGAGAACGAGTTTAAATCAGCCTCGCAAATGATGAACCTGAAGCAACTAAGGGGTTTTATTGATTCAGTGCAAACCCAGGTTGACGGTACCCTATCAACCAATTATAAAATGCTTACGCCATATATTAAGTATTTCTCGCTTCCGGCAAAATCGGCCGCGATAAAAAGGTTTATACCTGCCGATAAAGGAGGGGTACTAAAAAGTATGAAACTGACCGAACAGATTATGGCGCTTTCAACCGCTTCATCTGAGGTGCGTAGTATTAAGGATGTAGTAAAAAACCGTACAGACCGTTATAACAGCGATTCCATGACCATACGAAGATATGCCTCTGAGGTACAAAAAAAGTTTACACTTTCGGCCGCCTGTATAGCGCTGTTTTTAATTGGTGCGCCGCTTGGCGCCATTATTCGTAAAGGCGGTTTGGGCTTGCCCGTTGTAATTTCGGTGATCTTTTTCCTGATATACTATATCATATCAACCATTGGCGAAAAATCAGTGCGTGCAGGCAACGTTTCTACTTTTTTTGGTATGTGGGTGGCCATTATCGTATTAACACCAATCGGTCTTTTCCTGTCATACAAGGCAGCTACAGATTCTGTGATATTTGATATAGAAATATACAAACGATTTTTTAACAAATTAATTAGGCGCAAAAGCAACTAA
- a CDS encoding START-like domain-containing protein encodes MSEKKKFTIEYEIKSSPRILFSFLNEPNGLAQWFADDVNIKDQVYTFTWDGDSQKAKLLTVKENKLVRFKWVDDDPQFYFEMEILQDELTNDVALSITDFATEDAIAERKLIWDNQIEYLISVLGA; translated from the coding sequence ATGTCCGAAAAAAAGAAATTTACCATTGAGTATGAGATAAAATCGTCTCCGAGAATATTGTTTTCCTTTCTGAACGAACCCAATGGATTAGCGCAATGGTTTGCCGATGATGTGAATATAAAGGACCAGGTTTATACTTTTACATGGGATGGTGATTCGCAAAAAGCAAAGCTGCTTACCGTAAAAGAGAATAAACTGGTGAGGTTTAAATGGGTTGATGATGATCCTCAGTTTTATTTTGAAATGGAAATTTTGCAGGATGAACTCACCAACGATGTAGCCCTGAGTATAACCGATTTTGCAACCGAAGACGCTATTGCCGAGCGTAAACTGATATGGGATAACCAGATCGAGTATCTCATTAGTGTACTGGGTGCTTAA